Part of the Thermodesulfobacteriota bacterium genome, GGCAGTATAAGCTTCCTGCGGAAGATGTAGGGCAGTATGAGGTAGGTGAACCCCATGAACGCCAGCGTCGTACCCGCCACGACCGTGGTGTGGAAGTGGCCGGTTATGGCGAAGGTGTTATGCCGGACGATGGCGAACTGCTCGGTGCCGAAGATAACGCCCGTTATGCCCCCGAGGAAACCGAAGAGAACGAGCGATATGGCGATGGCGGAAAACGCCGGGTTGCCCCACGGCGCCTTCTTAAGCCACTCGAAGAGTCCCGCGGTGTAGCCCTTCTTCCTAAGCGCAACCTCCCAGGATGCCGGCACGCAGAAGGCATGCATCATGCTGGCAAGGACCGCGAGGTGCATCACGTAGCTGGTGTTCACGATCTTGTGCCAGTTGCTCAGTATCGGGTCGGTGAGAAGATGGTGCTCGGAGGCGACGTTGATGAAGAGGATGTAAAGAACGAACGCCGTCCTGGAAAGCTTCTCGTTGACCGGTTTCGCGCCGAGCGTAAAGGCGGCGGTCATGTACCATACCGCGACCATGGCGCAGACGTTTATCTGCTGCGAGGCATGTCCCAGGGCCCAGAATACCAGCCTGTAGGCGCCCGGGTCGACGTTCGGGATAAGCCCGGCCGACCAGAGAAGCGTCGGTATCATGATACCGGCGCCGTGGCCGAACGTCAGGATCGCTATGATGCACGCGGCCGCCATGCCGTAAGCGCCCAGCGGGAGCGTCCTCTGGAACGCGCCCTCCCTCTTGGCCACGACTATGTTGGCGAAGAAGAGACAGAACGCTATAAGCGAACCCACCGCGAAGATGATGATCCCGAGGTAGTAGAACGGGCTCGCCTTAAGCGGCACGTACGAGGTAAAGAGCACGTCGCTGCCGCCGAGAAGGACGATAACGTTTATCAGCACCCCTCCGCCGAGCATCATTGCGAACGCTACCCACGCGACCTTGGGTGCCGCGGCCCTCGTTCCCAGAAGTACGGAGGAACAGAAGTACACCAATCCTATCTCAAAAAATATTATCCATGCCAACAGGGCGTCCACGCCGTGAAGCGTAAGAAGCCTGTAGTACCACTGGATATCCAGCAGGTGCACGCTAGGCCACCTCGTGAGCGCCATCAAGAGCCCGAAGAGCCCGCCCGCGGCGAGAAGCGCCACTCCGGCCACCACGTTCCACATTATGAGCGTCTCGGCGTTCTTCTCTATCTTAAGTCCGGATAACGAACATATCCTTGTTTCCGACATCAGTTCACCCCCCTTACTTTACGTATAGTTTGCCGACCATCATGTGGTGACCGAGACCGCAGTACTCGTTGCACACGAGATGGAACTCCCCGGATTTATTGGGAGTAAGTGTTATCACGTAGTCGTAGCCCGGAAGGGCCATGAAGTTCATGTTTACGGGCAGTATGGAAAGACCGTGCTGCAGGTCCATGGAACTTAAGTGCACCCTGTAGGTCTTGCCCTTCTCAAACTCCAGGATGGGATACCATCTCCACATGCTCGCCTGCAGGAAGACGTCCGAGCCGGGCTCCGGGTGAACCACCGGTATCCCTTTCTCTTCCCCGACCTGGTATTGTTC contains:
- a CDS encoding cytochrome C oxidase subunit II; amino-acid sequence: MALKEPERIWWKPYSKDERLWISVALVWMVISFLFMPIYHLVGSTNPPSETYTVTNDQFQGLVDKMVEQYQVGEEKGIPVVHPEPGSDVFLQASMWRWYPILEFEKGKTYRVHLSSMDLQHGLSILPVNMNFMALPGYDYVITLTPNKSGEFHLVCNEYCGLGHHMMVGKLYVK
- a CDS encoding cbb3-type cytochrome c oxidase subunit I; protein product: MSETRICSLSGLKIEKNAETLIMWNVVAGVALLAAGGLFGLLMALTRWPSVHLLDIQWYYRLLTLHGVDALLAWIIFFEIGLVYFCSSVLLGTRAAAPKVAWVAFAMMLGGGVLINVIVLLGGSDVLFTSYVPLKASPFYYLGIIIFAVGSLIAFCLFFANIVVAKREGAFQRTLPLGAYGMAAACIIAILTFGHGAGIMIPTLLWSAGLIPNVDPGAYRLVFWALGHASQQINVCAMVAVWYMTAAFTLGAKPVNEKLSRTAFVLYILFINVASEHHLLTDPILSNWHKIVNTSYVMHLAVLASMMHAFCVPASWEVALRKKGYTAGLFEWLKKAPWGNPAFSAIAISLVLFGFLGGITGVIFGTEQFAIVRHNTFAITGHFHTTVVAGTTLAFMGFTYLILPYIFRRKLILPGLAVIQPYLYGIGVTIFAMAMMAAGSFGVPRRHWDITFSGAPFSFSFDPSVDMFLSLMGVGSLLAVVGGGIYVVISLGSVFYGEKVEG